One stretch of Musicola paradisiaca NCPPB 2511 DNA includes these proteins:
- the dsdA gene encoding D-serine ammonia-lyase, whose amino-acid sequence MSHTIHGKTLTQWKTDFPLLTDLINKQPVNWFNPATRRLNVALQDIPLSAAEVADASRRLHRFAPFLMQAFPELEASQGIIESELMPIPAFAYALAGQYGLTPPDVLLKKDSHLPVSGSVKARGGIYEVLFHAERLAMQQGLLRESDDYRRLLDSDCQQLFRRHRVAVGSTGNLGLSIGIASARLGFDTTVHMSADARQWKKDRLRAHGVRVMEYAGDYGQAVAQGRREAESDPTCYFVDDENSTALFLGYAVAGERLKAQFDAQGRVVDEEHPLFVYLPCGVGGAPGGIAFGLKLAFGDHAHCIFAEPTESPCMLLGVYTGQHDRLSVQDFGISNHTAADGLAVGRPSGFVGRTMQHLIDGYYTLTDEEMYALLHLMDITQGIRLEPSALAGAPGFVRLLQETQGYRQRSPLTPQRCQQGTHVIWATGGGMVPVEEMAAYLAAGAACYGK is encoded by the coding sequence ATGTCCCACACTATTCATGGCAAAACGCTGACGCAGTGGAAAACCGATTTCCCGTTGCTGACCGACCTTATCAATAAACAACCGGTGAATTGGTTCAATCCGGCAACGCGCCGTCTGAACGTTGCGTTGCAAGATATTCCGCTAAGCGCCGCGGAGGTGGCCGATGCCAGTCGACGGCTGCACCGTTTTGCGCCTTTTCTCATGCAGGCGTTCCCGGAGCTGGAAGCAAGCCAGGGTATTATCGAATCCGAACTGATGCCGATTCCGGCATTTGCCTATGCGCTCGCCGGGCAATACGGGCTGACGCCGCCTGACGTTTTACTGAAAAAAGACAGTCACCTGCCGGTTTCCGGTTCGGTCAAAGCCCGCGGAGGTATCTACGAGGTACTGTTTCATGCCGAGCGGCTGGCGATGCAACAAGGTTTACTGCGCGAAAGCGACGACTACCGCCGCCTGCTGGACTCCGACTGCCAGCAACTGTTTCGTCGCCACCGGGTCGCGGTTGGCTCAACCGGCAATCTGGGGTTATCAATCGGTATCGCCAGCGCGCGTCTCGGCTTTGACACCACGGTACATATGTCCGCCGATGCCCGGCAGTGGAAAAAGGATCGCCTGCGCGCCCACGGCGTGCGCGTTATGGAATACGCCGGCGACTACGGCCAGGCCGTCGCGCAGGGGCGCCGTGAAGCCGAGAGCGACCCTACCTGCTATTTCGTGGACGATGAAAACTCCACCGCATTGTTCCTCGGCTATGCCGTCGCGGGTGAACGATTGAAAGCCCAGTTTGACGCGCAAGGACGGGTCGTGGACGAGGAGCACCCGTTGTTCGTTTATCTGCCTTGCGGCGTAGGCGGCGCGCCCGGTGGTATCGCGTTCGGCCTGAAGCTGGCATTCGGCGACCATGCGCACTGCATTTTCGCCGAACCCACCGAGTCGCCCTGCATGCTGCTGGGCGTCTACACCGGGCAGCACGACCGGCTGTCGGTACAGGATTTCGGCATCAGCAACCACACCGCGGCGGATGGACTGGCGGTCGGTCGGCCGTCCGGCTTTGTCGGCCGAACCATGCAGCACTTGATCGATGGCTATTACACGCTGACGGATGAAGAGATGTACGCGCTGCTGCATCTGATGGACATCACGCAGGGCATCCGGCTGGAACCCTCGGCGCTAGCCGGCGCGCCGGGATTTGTGCGGCTACTGCAGGAAACTCAAGGATACCGGCAACGATCACCGTTAACGCCGCAGCGCTGTCAGCAGGGAACGCATGTGATTTGGGCGACCGGCGGCGGCATGGTGCCGGTGGAAGAAATGGCGGCGTATCTGGCGGCCGGCGCCGCCTGTTACGGGAAATAA